The genomic interval CGCCTAATTCCGCCACGATGTCCGGGACCCGGCTGTTGCGCAAATCCGGCACGTCCTCCTTGAAAGTCAATCCCAGAATCCCAACCCTCGACTCAGAAAGATGCTTCCCCGCCCTGGACAGCCTTTTTACCGCCTGCTCGGCCACGTATTTTCCCATCCCGTCGTTAATCCGCCTCCCGGCCAGGATTACCTGGGGGTGGTAGCCGAGCTCTTCCGCCTTGAAGGTCAAATAATACGGGTCCACCCCGATGCAGTGCCCCCCTACCAGCCCCGGCCTAAACGGGAGAAAATTCCACTTGGTGCCGGCCGCTTCCAGCACCTCGCTCGTCCTGATGCCCATTTTTTCGAAAATAACGGCCAGTTCGTTCATCAGAGCGATATTCAAATCGCGCTGCGTGTTCTCAATCACCTTGGCGGCTTCCGCCACTTTGATGGAAGAAGCGCGGTAAACCCCGGCCTTGACCACCTCGCCGTACACCCCGGCAACCGTCTCGAGGGTCTCCCGGTCCTCGCCGGAGACCACCTTGACTATCGTCTCCAGGCGGTGAAGCCTGTCCCCGGGGTTTATTCTTTCCGGCGAGTAGCCGAGCTTGAAATCTTTTCCCTGCTTCAGCCCCGATACCCTGGCCAAAACAGGCCCGCAAATCTCTTCGGTAACGCCGGGATAGACCGTCGACTCGTAGACGACGATTGATCCTTCCCGCATAACGCGGCCCACGGTCTCCGAAGCCCTGATCAGCGCCGTCAAATCGGGGCGGCGGGCCTTGTCGATGGGTGTCGGGACGGCGACGATAAAGAAGTCCGCTTCCTTGAGTTCTTCCGGATCGCAAGTTGCCTTCAGCGACGTGGAACTGAGTTCCCGGCCGCTGACTTCCCCCGTCCGGTCTATTCCTTTTTGCAGTTCAGCAACCTTGTTTTCGTTTATGTCAAAGCCGACCACCCCGGGAAACTTCCGGGCAAAGGCGAGCGCCACAGGCAACCCTACGTATCCCAGCCCTATAACCGCTATCTTTCTGTTCATTCATTCCATCTCCAGACTTTACTTGACTTGGCATTACATTACCCGTTGATCCCTTTGTTCAGCATCCACCGGTCATACCACGACTCAAACATCAGCACATTCCACAGGCAGTACTGCCAGTTGCGCCTGCCGGAAAGGTGCTCCTGCCACTTCTTCCTCACCAGGCTGGCATCAAAAAAACCTTCCCGGCGAAGCCGCTCCCCGTTCAGCAGGGACTCGGCCCATTCTCTAAGCGGTCCCCTCAGCCACCTGTCAATCGGTATGCCGAAGCCCATCTTCGGGCGTTCAACCAATTCCTCCGGCAGGTATTTATAAAGAAGCCGCCGCAGGATCCACTTACCCTTGCCGCCCCGGATCTTCATATCAAGCGGCAGTTTCCAGGCGAATTCCACCACCCGGTGATCGAGAAACGGGACCCTTGATTCCAGGCTTACTCCCATGCAGGCCCTGTCCACCTTGACCAGAATGTCGTCAGGAAGATAGGTCAACAAGTCCAGAAGCATCATCCGGCATGCAAAGTCATCCTGCCCCTCGGCGGCGTTGCCCGTAAGTTTCGTTGCCGGCTCGTTAGCCCCAGGCACTACGGCGGAAGGATTTTTCCAGGTTGAAACCAGTTCCCGGTATACCTCCATGGAACTGCGGGCGGAAAGCATTTCCGCCAGCTTGTGGATCTTGTCTCCCGGCAGCCGCTGTTTGAATGCTACCGGCAGAACGGGCTCGAGAGTCTTAAAGGCCAGGTCCCAGGCTACAGGCGGCACGAGTTTCAGGGCCGAAGCCGCCAGCGCTCTCAGACCCTGCGGGATACCGCCTGTCCTGTCCCAGATTCCTTTCGCCCAAAAATAGCGGTTATAGCCGCCGAACAGTTCGTCGCCCCCGTCTCCAGACAGGCTGACGGTGACCTTCCGCCTTGTGAGGCCGGCTACCAGGAAAGTAGGTATCTGCGAAGAATCGGCAAACGGTTCGTCGTACAGGGTGGGCAAAAGAGGGACAACCCGCATGGCTTCTTCGGGCGTCACGTATAATTCAGTATGTTCCGTCCCCAGGTGTTCGGCGACTTCCCTGGCGTATCGCGCCTCATCGTATGCCTCCTCGTAAAAACCGATGCTGAAGGTTTTGACCGGTTTTTCGCTCTGGGACTGCATCAGGGCGACTACCGTCGATGAATCAATGCCCCCGGAAAGAAAGGCGCCCAACGGGACATCCGATACCATCTGTCCAAGCACAGCATTCTTGAGGAGGTCTTCCAACTCGGAAAGGGCTTCTTCTTCCGAGCCCGGAAAACTTTCCCGCGTTCCCCTGGCCGCTGCTTCCACAGCTGACCAGTAAGGAACGGGGTCCGGGTACTCCCCTATTTGCCGCGGCGAAATGGTGAGTATGCAGCCCGGAGTCAATTTCCGTATTCCCTCGTATATCGAATAAGGCGCAGGAATATAACAGTAGCGCAAGAATAATGTCAGGACGTTGCGGTCTATCTCCGGGGAAAAACCGGAGAATGCCCTACTTGCCTTCAGTTCGGAAGCGAAAAGAAAGTTGCCGCCCATCCAGCCATAATAGAGGGGTTTTTCGCCAAGGCGGTCCCTCACTAGGTGGAGCTTTTTTTCTTGCGTGTCCCACAGGGCAAAGGCAAACATCCCGGCAAAGCGTTTTACGGACCGTTCCAGGCCCCACTCCTCAAAAGCGGCCAGCATGACTTCGGTATCCGAACGGCCGCGAAATTTATGCCCCTTTTTCTCCAGTTCGCGGCGGAGTTCCATGAAATTGTATATCTCGCCGTTATAACTGATCACGTAGCGGCCGCTCGCTGACACCATGGGCTGGCGCCCCGCCTCGGAAAGGTCGATGATCGAAAGCCGCCGGTGGCCCAGGGCGACACCCGTGTCGGCATCCAGCCAGTACCCGGAATCATCAGGACCCCGGTGAATCATTGCCTCAATCATTAACCCAATATTATGTCTTAACCAAGTTTTGTCTTTCAAAGAATTGTAAACAGTGAAAAGGCCGGCTATCCCACACATTGACTATCTCCTTACTAGCTCTTTATAACAATTTATTGTTTAATATTTCTACAATTCTTTTAGATGCCTTCCCTCCAC from Peptococcaceae bacterium carries:
- a CDS encoding nucleotide sugar dehydrogenase, with the protein product MNRKIAVIGLGYVGLPVALAFARKFPGVVGFDINENKVAELQKGIDRTGEVSGRELSSTSLKATCDPEELKEADFFIVAVPTPIDKARRPDLTALIRASETVGRVMREGSIVVYESTVYPGVTEEICGPVLARVSGLKQGKDFKLGYSPERINPGDRLHRLETIVKVVSGEDRETLETVAGVYGEVVKAGVYRASSIKVAEAAKVIENTQRDLNIALMNELAVIFEKMGIRTSEVLEAAGTKWNFLPFRPGLVGGHCIGVDPYYLTFKAEELGYHPQVILAGRRINDGMGKYVAEQAVKRLSRAGKHLSESRVGILGLTFKEDVPDLRNSRVPDIVAELGEYGMQAMVHDPLSDPQEALEEYGIQLVDWEDLKDLDAVILAVAHKEYRQLEPRQLTAKLKKGSPGVIIDVKSVFKEGDFPEHVSYWSL
- the asnB gene encoding asparagine synthase (glutamine-hydrolyzing), coding for MCGIAGLFTVYNSLKDKTWLRHNIGLMIEAMIHRGPDDSGYWLDADTGVALGHRRLSIIDLSEAGRQPMVSASGRYVISYNGEIYNFMELRRELEKKGHKFRGRSDTEVMLAAFEEWGLERSVKRFAGMFAFALWDTQEKKLHLVRDRLGEKPLYYGWMGGNFLFASELKASRAFSGFSPEIDRNVLTLFLRYCYIPAPYSIYEGIRKLTPGCILTISPRQIGEYPDPVPYWSAVEAAARGTRESFPGSEEEALSELEDLLKNAVLGQMVSDVPLGAFLSGGIDSSTVVALMQSQSEKPVKTFSIGFYEEAYDEARYAREVAEHLGTEHTELYVTPEEAMRVVPLLPTLYDEPFADSSQIPTFLVAGLTRRKVTVSLSGDGGDELFGGYNRYFWAKGIWDRTGGIPQGLRALAASALKLVPPVAWDLAFKTLEPVLPVAFKQRLPGDKIHKLAEMLSARSSMEVYRELVSTWKNPSAVVPGANEPATKLTGNAAEGQDDFACRMMLLDLLTYLPDDILVKVDRACMGVSLESRVPFLDHRVVEFAWKLPLDMKIRGGKGKWILRRLLYKYLPEELVERPKMGFGIPIDRWLRGPLREWAESLLNGERLRREGFFDASLVRKKWQEHLSGRRNWQYCLWNVLMFESWYDRWMLNKGING